The Amaranthus tricolor cultivar Red isolate AtriRed21 chromosome 2, ASM2621246v1, whole genome shotgun sequence genome contains the following window.
CATCATTTGTTGGTAGCCTTAATTTCATTAAAGATCCTTGAATGTCCATCTCTATATCTTTTCTCTAACCTTCTACTCCTTATAAGCAACTACAACCTATCGCCGATGAATTCCATTTGAAATcctatcatttaaaaataaaattctacaTCCATCTCAAGATACACGTCTTTGTTAGATCAATCATCTTACCATGATCCATCTGGAAAGGCTAAAAAAACACATGTGCTTATGTTGCTCTTAAAACCTattgaatttatacctttaatctATGAGGTATGCTAGGTCGCAAAAAATCCTAATCTATCGTACTCCATTTTGATTGCTTAACGATAATCTTGTGAGCTACTTGCTTTGTCCCAATGGAGAAAAAGATTTATTAAGGGAACAGAGCATGTGGTTGAGGTTAAGCAACTGAGAAGAGAGTGAGAGAGGCAGAGAGAAAAAAAGGGGGGCAACCTTACATAGTAAGAAAAAGGAGCAAATTCAAAGTTGCTAACGAGACAAAATCAAGGAGGTGTACAAAGAAACATGGATAATTGGCTTAACACTCAAAATACTCATCAAAAGATTCTTCCCATTTAATGTTGGATCACTATCTTAACATGACCTGCCTTCGTAAAAGAGTGTAAATACCTATTTGCATATAAATTTAAGACACTTTAGATGTTCCAATAATGGCTAAGCATATTCGACAGCAACATCAGCATTCATTACCACATTTAATATCACCATTCTCCACTATCATCCATAGACCACCACGCCAGCACATGCCAACAGGGGCGGATCCAGTTAGATCCCGCACCCGCACGTGAGGGTACTGAAATTTTGTAAACAAATTTGTAGTTGATAGGGGTCGAACCTGAGACCTATAGTTGGAAGCTTACACTTATGACCAACTGAGCTATCCACTTTTTATGTAACTCTAGTCTCTAGAAATATTTATTACTTAACCAATTTCGAAAATAAATCTCATAAtcttcttctccttcccaaCTGCTCTTCGACAGTTTCTATTTGAAGAATTGAGACCCGTAATTTTGCGGCTGCCTACCAATCACCACGACAACCGCAGTCGCCGATCCACCGGATTCCACACGCCATTTCCTCCTCGTTGCCGACGTCTCACGCCTTTTACTCTGTGGACTGTTATTACACAAGATTGGTCTCCAGTTGTGAGTTGTCATTTACTTAATTTCAAGGGGGAGAAGCTAATGACACAAATATCTCCGAAATAGTTGATAGTTGTGCTAAGCGTAGTAAAATTGATCCGAATACACTCAAAAGAGACCCCgcagaaagataaaaaaatttcaaactatcattcaaataataaaaatgaaatacgAAGAGCCTACCTTTTGAAAGGTCCTTTTCAACCCAAGCTTGAAAGCTTTCCACAGACATATGTAGGAGGAAAAATGCGAAAGTTTAATCCTAAATGGTATGATTTATATCCAAATTGGCTAGAGTATAGTGAGATTAATAATGCGGTATATTGTTTACCTTGATATTTGTTTAAAAATGAAGTAGGGGGACAAGGTGGTGGTAAAGCATTTGTTACTCGGGGTTTTAACCAATGGGATAAATAATGCCGACTTCAAACTCATATTGTTTAAAAATTGTTTAGAGTATAGTGAGATTAATAATGCAGTATAGATTACAGAATATTGTTTTTAGGgttgaattgaaaacatgaatttttaacatatatatttataatttttttatattttttatcgaATTGTATTTGTTATGAACTTATGATTGTGCTCTCACTGAATTTGATTCCTGGATCCGCCACTGCATGCCAAACACCACTATCAAGTTTATTTGATTTGGCCAACAAAAGTGAGCGATGactaaataatttcactatttgtaaataagtaaatttttttagaaGGGCTATACATCTATTTCAACAAAAATGCAGATGCAAAGATAAAATTCAGAAGTTGAAGTCTATCATTAAACTAATTCCTAATCGTATATAGTTTTACTCCCTTGTATCCCTACCATTTGTCCCATTTGGGACTTGACACTAGtcatcaatcactcttagtttgtattttatttttaatccatGCGTTAAAACATAAATTGGCTAAAAGTAGGCAATAGAATGGGCTGACAagttaaaaattcaaaacgacACTTAGCAATAACAAAAGTAGTGATCAATTAATTTGATACTAATTCAAGAGTAACATAGTAGAAAACATAAATTGACATCAGTAAGAAGTACCTGCTTTTCGTTCTCATAAACACTGACAAACTCGCCAGTCTTTCCACAACGCCGCCATCTTCTTAAAGTGTTGGCAAATATCTAAACAAAAAGagagaactttagaagaaaaaaaaatctagtgCTATATAATAATCAAACATTAAAATACAACCCAAATTCTGTATACCACCCATAGCTCCACCATAATGCAAATGCCTTAATCCTAAAAGATTGGGGTCGGCTATTGGTTAGAACATTAGCAACGAATCACGATCTTCTCCATACTAGCCATAGCTCCAGACAATATTAATGTTCCTAAAAGTGTGTGACGCTAACTATGTCTAGCGTTTGTCATATCAGTAATAATATACCTTTGGCCTTCTATGCTTGCCAAGAATAAGTCCATTCATTATCACAAGAAATGAATTTGACGAGTGCAGTTCTTCCCCAGAGAGTAACTCCAGGTCTTCAACACCTAAACTGTAACACTGAATGCAATTTTTGGAAAGTGTTAATCCAATAAGATAATGCTGCCACACAGATAATTCATAAGAAGGCACACAACAAAGTAAAAAGGTAGAAATACTGATCAAAAAATACTTTCTTCAACAAATTTGGAAGCAAAGATGATAAGTTATTTCAAGTTATTTTAATCAGACACAATTTGAGCTTGAACATGATAGGCATGATGAGGAAAGAATCAAGAACACTATCAAGGGTATCTGGAGATGTAACTTAACAGCATGTACAGAACTTCGATTGGACATTTTTATAAGAATTGTACACGTATGAATACGATTTAATTTCAGTCACCACTCGCCACGAATCCATTATGTGAGCAGCCATTGCCTAATTCATTGTACTTTTTTGTTGCTTCATATTCGTTCCCCAAAGCATGGATCATTAGTAAAGAACAGTGTCATGGAAAAAAACGTCGTATGCACATACTGCTTCTCAATTCTCTCTAATTTGGTATCCTAGTTTGCAGGTAACGCAGCTTACAGCCATACCCCAGCCTAGAAAAGACTTATTAAAAGGTATTGAGCCAATATTAATGTTGAACATTGGGGGTACTTctgtagaaaaataaataaataatgacattACTTTTAAAAGGCAACTACATTCAACATTCATTTGCTAATTAAAATGTAAGTGCTCCCTCATTTCACTAGGACAGCATATATTCCTTAGTTGCAATGCTCCATTGTAATTGCCCTAATTACTTTTTTATTACATAATATTATGTACTACTCCATCGAAACATATTCTCAATCATCAACTtccttttatagtttttttaacACTTGTAATTAAACATGGCAAAAATTTCCCCATAGAAAGTTTAAGTTTCATCATATTAGTGAAAAAACTCCACCCAGAAGTCAAAATGCCTAAACAGCTTGTATAGCATAGGTGGAGCATTAGAACCCAACCTACTATAGTACGACCTATCGGTTTAAACATTAAAGTCTAAAATTAGGCACATTTTAGTGATTGATGAATCAAAAACTATCAATCTTTCTCTTTGACTACCTCATGTACGGATGTACCTTTCTAAAGTACtccatatttcattcttcataacaataatacaaatggaatttcataacaataataattttatctatAAACTGATTAAAGGATATAAACCCCTTCTATTTAAGGGGTTTTCCCAAAACAATTCCTAAGACCAAATAAATGTGTTCTAGTAAAAAATGTACCACATGCTACTATCTAATTAGTCACTAGCTACTTTTTATCCCTTAACATTTGAATGATTCCACAAAGTGAGCTCCCTGCCTCACCCTTCTTCTCAGCCCCACCTCAATGTGTATATGTCCACTGTCTCATTCAGCCATCTCGCTGACTACTACATCCCCTTGACCGCCCTAGCAACAACCAAACCCTTATCCCTCTCCATCTCCTTATCCCTCTCTTTTATCCTGCAGCTGAGTTCTAAGAGGCATGAGacatctttaaaaaaaaagtagttgTGAGTAATAACAGCAGACTTTAAAACCCATTCCTTTCAGCATTGACTAGCTTCCTTATAAAAAGCATGCCCTTTCTGTGCTTGATGCGGAAGGGGTAGCAGGGGGAAAGTGATCATGGCTGATGTGGGTGAAGGCCAAAAAAGGAAACAGCTAAAGGACCTGGGATTATCACTTGAAAACAATTCTTTCTTACTCATTCAAAAGACTAAGGTCATTTACAAAATTACAACCACTTAGGAAAGACACCATACAAAATTAGGGTAGCGAGGGAGGAGCGAACATGCCTGATAAGATTGAATTGTTTGAAGGAGAGTGACGAGACAAATCATTCAATATCCAATTCATCATAGTATACAATAAAAGATTAGTAAAAGGATGCtctcaaaaatttaattaaccTAATTCAAAAAGAGATAGGGTCATGAACAAACGATTCCCAATTCGAATCAAAATCACTCAAGTCACAATATTAAACTACCTAGAATTACTTAACCTAACCAACATGTCATCAATTAACATAGTGAAATGCAGGACATTCCCTTTTTCTTTGGTGGACATCAAGCATGCAATGTCTATTCTAGATGGAGCCAAATATTTATAGTTCATTGATTTCGAAAAATAACTGACTATAGTAAAATTGCTCATTTATTCATGTGAACTCATATCTATTTGAAGTTGTAGATGACGATCgttgacaaggatcaatcggaaacaacctctttgacATTACAAAGGTAAGGTTGCATACCATCAGCCCCCTCCTAATCACGCCTAGGAGGGAGTCACTTAGTGGCATtgaggtaatggaatgttgttgtttGACATGATGAGAACATGGCCCAAATTGCAAAATCTATGAAAGATGATGGATTACAATAGATGAAAAACATACCAAAGATATTAGTGGGCCTTCCTCTTCATCAGTAGTAACATGAGCCATCAATGCCAAATTCTTTACCAATCCACAAGATTCACCAACAGGTGTATCACACGGGCAGAGCATTCCCCACTGCACAAGACAACAATATATTAACAAAAGCTGAACTATTAAATTGTTGAATAATAGCAGAACTCAAAATGACAGAGAAATTGTGAATGACCTGGCTTGGATGCAAAGCACGTGGTCCACTAACTTTCCTTGACTTCTCAAATTGTGGTTGAATTTTTGTAAGAAAACCTAGTGCCTGAATGTAAGACAGCCTAGCGAGCACCTGCCAAAGCCCACATTTCAAGCACCAAGAGAAAACATAAAAACTAATCaagaaaaatgaaaacagaAGAATGTAAACCTGTGTTACACCTTTCCGATCCACCCTGAACCGCTTAGCATACCAGTTTCCCGTTGAAATAGCTCTTTCTAAACCAAAGCTAATGGtattattattaagtatatgctgaaaagaaaataaaaatgaaatatagtCAATTTAAAATACAGACGATATTGTGGGGTATAGGCCATGTATTACTAATACTAAATTAACAGCAGTAAACAATTCTATATGCCAGGAAAAAGTGAAAAGAAGACACAAAATGTCAAAACAATCCCCACAAGCTAACAGCTGGGGCAATAACTATACATAAGAAACTACCATATACAAAACTGATATAAGAAATTAAAAGCGTCACAAATTTCATTCTCCCTTCACTCATGCATGAAGATGGAAACTCATAGATATAGCTAATTTTTGCTCATCTCTGCAAAAACAGTCATGCCACTCTGAAGATGTGAAAGAAGATTTTCCAAAAAAGTGGTTTCCATTACACGTTTATAAAATTTTCCAATAGTATTAACGCGGCTTTCTACGGATGCACAAAGaagttccaaaaacacaaaacaaaaaTCTACTATAAAGACGCAAAGTAATATTGAACAATAATACTGCATAAGGCACCAAACTCGTGATCCACTGACTCAAAATGTTAAGTGTTTAAGCTTTCCggaaataaaatcataatttgtttaactattatttttgtaaagAGAAGTTAAGAACCCTATATTTTGTAACAGTGGCTCTTCATTATGGTATTCTGGTCTATTTGAACACCAATGCAAATCCACTAGGCCAAACAAATCCCCATGACCAtggtgtaaaaacaaggccacatCGTATCGATCGTGTAGAGGTTTTCAAACCAAACGAACCGATATTTCCCACGTTAAGGTGCAAAAGAAAACCGCGTTTTGGACTAAATCAAGggttatcttataattcaacCGATATTTCGGCGTTACAATAACCGTATCATTCCCGTTACCCCATCATCGTTATGTTACTACGATTGCAACCGTTACACCGCATGTTTACACAATGCCCATGACGAAATCTTGGAAAAAAGTGTTAGTTTGTGAGGATCTAttacaaatttcattttctaaCTACCAAAAATAACCTCaagcaaaaaagaaaaaattatagaaCACAAGAAAATAGCAATAAAAAAAGATGATTTGGGAGAAAATTTGAGAGTAGGGAAAACTACCAACAAAATGCGCTAGAAATTTGAACTAATGAATTTTTGGTGAATACAAGGCTTTTAGCATCTCTCTTGATCTCACAACTAAGCACATAAAACATCACATGATTTATTGACATACCACTTACAAATCATTTGGTGTGCATATATTCATGTAGGAATTCACAATACCCTAGAATTATAATAGAGTTGTTGTTTGGAACACAATAATGATTTAAGTATGTGGGTACTGGAAATATATAAGAATTTACACGTCCCACAAAACAGAGGAAGTGGCTTGCCAAACTACCCATTTGATCATGGAAATACCGACAtccattttcataaaaattccTGAATAATCCCTCCAAATGTCATAATGTAAGTCAAATTGTTAAGCGCATTTGAAATGAACAAAAGAACATGTGAGAATTACATTCCTAGAATGTTCAAATGCCTACATTCCTGGCCtgcagtagctaaaacttcctGCAGCCATTGCTTCCCATAAATACTAATTAACCGCTTAAAACGAATATTTGGAAACTATAAATGTCCTTTTTGCTATACTGTTGCTATATCTTTTAACGACAGAATTTCAGATGTCAAATAAACCAAATAGACAGCAACTAGATCGCGTTCTCcatcttttttaattaatattgcaTCCTCCAAAATCTCAAATGCAGCTTCGAagcattaattttataaaattggcAATCATCAAACTATATAATCCACTAGCTCACCTGGGAAAAATCAAATCTGCTTGACCtgctttttttaattaatattgcaTCCACCTTTTTTCTGACTTCTGTTTGCATCGTCTTAAACAAGTCCTAGATTCATCATCACAGTTTAATATGAAACATGCAAACAATAGCAGAAATTTTATGAATTACACAGGAAAGAATGGAAACTGCACATTTAAAGTACCTCAAAAAGAAGAGAGAGTAACTGTCCAGAGAGTTCAAACCGCTTATTCCCCACATAATCCTAGCACATACAAAACAGTAAGCTATGAGCCTCAACCAACATGAATTACACGTATTTCAGCAGACAAAAATTTAGAGGCCCACATTACACGTATTTCAGCAGACAACCTACCTTGTCATCTACTGCAGCTTTATTTAAGAAAGCTTCTAACATGCGCCTCAACATCACACCAGCATATAAACACTTGGCACGAAAGTTGTTATTACGCACCTGAAAGAGCCACGACCAGAAGTGTAAAATGTAATTGACAAGAACCCTTCAAGCTTCTAAACAAATCACCCAGAAAATGAACCCATAATCAATACAACTAACCGGAACATGCGCAATAAATACATCCCGAAGTATCAACAAAGCTCTATTTTCCTAACAAAATATAATCACTTTGTCAGCACAGTGCAGCAAAATGTCATAATTTAAACACTTACCAGAAAGGCTGGAACAGAAAAGCACCTTTTCTGGTAGACCAAAAGCAAATTGTGGTTTTTTGACCTGAAAAAAGTGACATCTAAATTAGAAAAGAGCAATAAGTCGTAGGAACCTAGGCACTTGGAAGTTGGATCAATGTTGTATACTCAACAGCATATATAAGACTTCAAACAGCTAATAATACTAAATATCCAATTGCTTTGATCACATTgtaacaaatttttaaaaaatgcagTACAAAATTTAGAATATTATGCAATGCagcaataaattttttattttatttttttgcaaaaggtcCACAAAAGCAACattctataattttcaattatcacTCATCACTCAAGCTCATAAATCAAAGTACCAAAAGATGTTTtaaactataaaatataaataacagaGATGAGTCAAATACAGCCATGAGTAAACCCACAAAACAGAGAAGACATCGTGAACACTGAACAGTCTTATGCTTTGACTCCTCCACAACCCAACTTATTAAACTGCTCATACTCGGCAAAACAGAAGAAAGGTAAAGCCTGTAATAGGTGGGAAACAAACCGACTCAACTAGTACCCCAAAATAAAGGAGGTGAAGCAATATACATTGAAACACACTAGACGTCACCTAAAGAGAATAAATGACTCATGAAACTGCCACATGCACTTTTCAGATAAGTAACAACGAAAAGAAAATGTATTattcagtgtcacatgattcaccaATTGCCTCGCGAATCGCGAATTGAAGAAAAGCGAACTATGGTCAGTTTTAGACTATTTTGAAACCATTTTGCGTGAATTGGgaattcaaaaggcgaactaactagcgaattatgtttcattGGTATCATTTCATGCAAACTTTGCAAATTATAAGGGAGCCACCTAggctaaaaaaatcaaaaaccataACCCAGGTTTATTTCAGTACAAGTAAAGCCATCACCTTTTTCTCGAGATATTCAAGCGCCTGCTGCTGTGTTTCTACACCAGATTTGGCACATTCCTAAAATCGCACATGTAAAAGCacatttgagaaaaataaaaatatacaacaaAAAAGTCATATCTATGCCACGTACTAAGTTGGAGATGCaccattttgtttttttttgaattgacTCATTCCATAAGCTTGCATGCCTCATGTAAATATAGTAATTTGCACAAGAAATTGTTGATAGCTATGCCACGTAATTTGTTAGAATAGAACAGAGTGCAAAATCTCATATGCCGATATTTAAGTCACAAAACGGCTTTATGGTCAATGCGGATGGTTGTGAGGCTATATTGGCCCATATTTACGTCGCATTATgctcaaaaacctttaaagtACTGTAGGGATACATTAACACAGCCTATGTGTTGCACTATGGAGTACAATAAGTTTCTAATAagagaatattttaaaaagagtCTGATCAAAACAAGTATGTTTATTACTAAATTAGGAATAACCTCATTGCCAAACACTAAACAATATGCTTTATTCTATGTTATAAGTGTGCCACTACTCCCTAAACTTCCTCACAAAATGGACTATATTAAAATGGATCACTAAATCAAGAGTACTTCTTGTAAAAATCCAAATACGTTTACAATTAAGGGTCGATCAGAAGAACATCTTTATTATCACAAGGATAAGGTTGTATACGTAATAGGTATCTAAAGGCATGATATGAATTAGCATATTCAACAAAAGCAGTTGAAAAATTTTAACGTAGTTTTATGACCTTAAACGATGCTCTTAGCACTTGCATAAAATATGATGTTCAAAACAGATCTATGAAAATCACCTCAATAGAAGGCAAGAGTAGATAACCATAACGTGGATCTCTTCCAATCATCTGCACAACTTCTTGGTCACTTTGCATTCCCATAGCCTTCATCACCACCATGATAGGAACCTAAAGGCATGTTATGAATTAGCATCAAAAAATGAGAAAGTAACTACAAGACCCTCCACGAATTTTGATCCAAAACAGATGAATTGATACAGGCAAGTAATTTGGGCTagtttaacaaaaatataatactaGGTAGTGAATATTTCCTCTACCCATTTTCATACAAATAGTACGCAACACTAGTCAAGAACATTAAGCATTTAAATATTACCTTTGTCTGAAATTGATTAAGCTGTAGATATATCTTCTCTTTTTCCATCACTATGACAGTTTTGCTCCTTAATGTTGCAGTGCTACTTGTAACAGATGCAACCAAACTGGCAAACatggaaaaaaatgaaaaggtaCTCAACCTGATATGTCATCTAGTAAGTGgtaatcttaaaataataaaattacaaagaaCTGCAGAGATAAGTTAGATGTACCATACGACTATAAAAGTATTACTTAAACTATGTAGAGAATTTTACTTGTTACGAAATGAAAATTGAAGTCAGATCTAAATCTAGTGTGAAAAAAAATGGTGATAATTTATGAAAAGTTCCCACAATCCCACccacaaaaaacattaaaaaaacattactTAAAAACAGCAATGccaaaggtgttacttttgggcaaaaacgtgttttttttttgataaaaaaagatGACACTTTTAGGCAAATaagtgttactttaagaaaaaaattctgaaaaaaaaactcacaaatgtgttactttttgagaaaaaagacattactttgtatttatatttttttctcaaagtaacacttttttgttaaGAAGtacaagattttttttaaaacaaaagtaacatttatatgtcaaaaaataacacctttttctgaaaaagtaacacatttttatcggAGAATTTGGTTTTggcggttctcatataagcttggttctcactaGAACTtgacctatatatatatatatatatatatatatatatatatatatatatatatatgtatagatgtatgtatatatatatgtatatatatacatatatatatatatatatgtatatatatatatatatatagatgtatgtatatatatatatgtatatttatacatataaatatatatatatatatatatatatatatatatatatagatgtatgtatatatatatatgtatatatatacatataaatatatatatatatatatatatgtatatatatataaatatatataaatatatatatatatatatatatatatatatatatatatatatatatatatcaggtATTGATAAGCTTTGCATATCGATTCAATTGATTACGGAGTACATTTGGGTTcacaaatgaacaaaataaataaagttctCTGTACTCACTTTCCCTTCTTATCGATTTCAATGATTATCCTGTTATTTGAAAGTTGCTCTTGAATCATAATCACctacaaagaaaaagaagacaaTAATGAGTTTAAAATGCATTGCACATTAGACACTATCTTAATCAAATAATGACCATGTTCGGCAAATTATGTGAATTCCAACAAAAACACTTAAGTATCAATATGGTCCTCGGTAAAATCATGAGCAATATCTTACTAGCTAGATTAACTTAAGCAGATTCCGATTTCCAACCAAAAAACTTAGGGAACAATATGGTCCTTGGTAAAATTATAAGCAATATCATAATGTACACAAGCTTGTTATAAGGGCTGTTAAAGTTATTATGAGGGTCGAGCGTTGTCATGACGTAGAACTAGATGTATTATAATTCAATTTACTTGAGTGTAGGGGTTCTTAATAGCGCATTTGATTCCACAATCAAAAAAGCATGTGCACGTAGAGCTTAAGCTATCTGGTAGGCGCCTCTCAAGGATTATGCAAATCCTGATATTTTGATCCTGATAATTTGTTAACAATATTCCCTTGCCCAATGCCATCAAGTGGCTCCCAACTAAATCCTACCCATGCAAAGTTTGAAAGGGTTAAATCTCATCCTTGCATAAACAAAAGAGTGTTTTCGATTTGATTGCCTCTTGATAGCAAACTCCAGTTAttacttcacaaaatatgtgcacataatttaatgagtcattttattaCAACCTATTATAATCAAAAACCAAAATGATATAAATTGTTTTGCTTTATCAAgaacaatgattttgaatttagGTGATAAACTTTCCTGATGAGATTGACGACTTCTTTTAGATTCACGTGTGCTAGTATGGCAAGAATAATGAGACCTACTTATTTAATGTAGGGTGATTATTCTTAATGCACTCCGATTACTTTTTATCATGAAtcgttttttgtaatttgttaGATAAAAAATGTAGTTTGGGTAGCTTATTTAACCCAACTCCTTGCTTCCTCCCATACCTTTTCTTCTATGACTCTAGGTGGTAGCTTCACACTAGACTATGGATCTCAAAAATCCAATCTTGATTCTGGATTCTTAAACCTTGATTCAAAATGAGATCTATTAGTGGTGGACAACATTAAAAGGCCCATACATTGTTAGTGTTTAGAAGTATTGCAACATGCTAGGAGGGTTGACACTCGACAGATCTAATTTTCCTTGTGAGACCAATTAGGAGATGAGCTTATGTAAGATGTAGTTTAGGAGAGCGTCAAAACCCTAGCCTCACTTTTTAAAGACTAATGGTTTGTTTTAGGAGATCTTTGTCAGAGTGATTGGAATATCTTATTCAGGTATGTCTCATCCCTCTTTACCCTCTTATAGTTAATAAATTTTGtcttaatcaaaaaaaatttaatagaagGCAAGAGCCGCTCAATCCTGAAATCTGTAACTCTTAACTACGCAACACCGTAAAAAAGGAATGAATCATCTAGAACTGCCACATCATGCATGCAGATCTATAGGTGCCAAATAATGTAAAGCAACATGAGAAAGATTTTTGCATAGTAGTTCTATCAAAGCTGCGAGTACAGATACAGAAAAGATAAAACCACCTTTTCAGTTCCCTTCACAATAAAATACCCCCCAGGATCAAGTGGGCATTCACCTGAAAAGAGAAAGATAATAATTCAATGATGCAAGAATCGCCAAAGAAAAGATAGAAGATTATGCAATAAAGAAGGTGCATTGTCAAACCAAGTTTAGCTAACTCAGTCTCATCCTTCCCATTTAGAACACAACAACGACTCCGTAACATTACTGGCATTTTTCCTAGAACTACATCTTTCTGCATAAGACAAACAGAAGTCAGAAACATTAAATAACTAGTAAATACACCCATGAAGATCATGCATTCATGCCCAAATTCACTCATACCTTCTCGCGTCTTTCCTTTTCACCACCACTATCTGTAACATACTCTATATGAACTTCTATAGGTGCTGCATACCTGCAGAGCATGGTGACAAGaaatatttgagaaaataaatcaGATAAGGATCTTGTCAAATGTCAACCATTTTCCATTTTTCTACATTTGGATCATTTCTCTTGACcataaacatattttattacAATACGTTGTACCAACACAGGAATTCCCTATTCTCTTCTAAAGCAAACAGAACCTTTCCGAACTGAAAGCAATCATAGTCACCATAAGGATAAATAAAGtcttaaaaaataatgtaaaaaaggTACGATTACAAACGTCAGATTTGACAGCCTGCACTGATGAGGGTTGATCTTTTCTGCGACGCCGTCCGCCACAAAGGATGGTTCACCAATTTTGACATCTTTAAACCTACAAAATATAAAATCCAAACCATTGagcaaagaaacaaaacaaatttcagTATAAGTTAACAACTAAAAC
Protein-coding sequences here:
- the LOC130802088 gene encoding DNA-directed RNA polymerase III subunit 2-like isoform X3; the protein is MGLTRDSLPDSENTTNIMNKQSLTAPIKSTVDKYKLIPEFLKTRGLVKEHLDSYNYFVTTGIKKIVQVNHEIRSSVDTGIYLKFKDVKIGEPSFVADGVAEKINPHQCRLSNLTYAAPIEVHIEYVTDSGGEKERREKKDVVLGKMPVMLRSRCCVLNGKDETELAKLGECPLDPGGYFIVKGTEKVIMIQEQLSNNRIIIEIDKKGNLVASVTSSTATLRSKTVIVMEKEKIYLQLNQFQTKVPIMVVMKAMGMQSDQEVVQMIGRDPRYGYLLLPSIEECAKSGVETQQQALEYLEKKVKKPQFAFGLPEKENRALLILRDVFIAHVPVRNNNFRAKCLYAGVMLRRMLEAFLNKAAVDDKDYVGNKRFELSGQLLSLLFEDLFKTMQTEVRKKVDAILIKKSRSSRFDFSQHILNNNTISFGLERAISTGNWYAKRFRVDRKGVTQVLARLSYIQALGFLTKIQPQFEKSRKVSGPRALHPSQWGMLCPCDTPVGESCGLVKNLALMAHVTTDEEEGPLISLCYSLGVEDLELLSGEELHSSNSFLVIMNGLILGKHRRPKIFANTLRRWRRCGKTGEFVSVYENEKQCCVYIASDGGRVCRPLVIADKGISRIKEHHMKELRDGVRTFDDFLREGLIEYLDVNEENNTLIALYDDEAVPETTHIEIEPFTILGVIAGLIPYPHHNQSTRNTYQCAMGKQAMGNIAYNQLFRMDTLLNLLVYPQRPLLTTKTIELVKYDNLGAGQNATVAVMSYSGYDIEDAIVMNKASLDRGFGRCIVMKKKSGIMQRYENNTSDRILPPKKEGYFAEKMQALDDDGIAAPGQIVRQDDILINKQTPMVTRGSMAREIPDSQYRPTPFKQSGLAGDNSVVDRVALFSDKNDNMCINFIIRQTRRPEVGDKFSTRHGQKGVCGTIVQQEDLVFSERGICPDLIINPHAFPSIA
- the LOC130802088 gene encoding DNA-directed RNA polymerase III subunit 2-like isoform X2, with the translated sequence MGLTRDSLPDSENTTNIMNKQSLTAPIKSTVDKYKLIPEFLKTRGLVKEHLDSYNYFVTTGIKKIVQVNHEIRSSVDTGIYLKFKDVKIGEPSFVADGVAEKINPHQCRLSNLTYAAPIEVHIEYVTDSGGEKERREKKDVVLGKMPVMLRSRCCVLNGKDETELAKLGECPLDPGGYFIVKGTEKVIMIQEQLSNNRIIIEIDKKGNLVASVTSSTATLRSKTVIVMEKEKIYLQLNQFQTKVPIMVVMKAMGMQSDQEVVQMIGRDPRYGYLLLPSIEECAKSGVETQQQALEYLEKKVKKPQFAFGLPEKENRALLILRDVFIAHVPVRNNNFRAKCLYAGVMLRRMLEAFLNKAAVDDKDYVGNKRFELSGQLLSLLFEDLFKTMQTEVRKKVDAILIKKSRSSRFDFSQHILNNNTISFGLERAISTGNWYAKRFRVDRKGVTQVLARLSYIQALGFLTKIQPQFEKSRKVSGPRALHPSQWGMLCPCDTPVGESCGLVKNLALMAHVTTDEEEGPLISLCYSLGVEDLELLSGEELHSSNSFLVIMNGLILGKHRRPKIFANTLRRWRRCGKTGEFVSVYENEKQCCVYIASDGGRVCRPLVIADKGISRIKEHHMKELRDGVRTFDDFLREGLIEYLDVNEENNTLIALYDDEAVPETTHIEIEPFTILGVIAGLIPYPHHNQSTRNTYQCAMGKQAMGNIAYNQLFRMDTLLNLLVYPQRPLLTTKTIELVKYDNLGAGQNATVAVMSYSGYDIEDAIVMNKASLDRGFGRCIVMKKKSGIMQRYENNTSDRILPPKKEGYFAEKMQALDDDGIAAPGQIVRQDDILINKQTPMVTRGSMAREIPDSQYRPTPFKQSGLAGDNSVVDRVALFSDKNDNMCINFIIRQTRRPEVGDKFSTRHGQKGVCGTIVQQEDLVFSERGICPDLIINPHAFPRTSGRKSWSIMRKISLWKCLWRKKWSCRQS